A stretch of Polypterus senegalus isolate Bchr_013 chromosome 3, ASM1683550v1, whole genome shotgun sequence DNA encodes these proteins:
- the ngfb gene encoding nerve growth factor has translation MRSLTLALVFLIIVQAVEQIKGDAKAGEEQHTLDNLDIPPIGMATMAQQNERTAFASQLHHSQHESHTQREKQPQSWSPDPLTNTVTTVDPRLFTKRRYRSPRVLFSSQPPEDDEAIDDVPGMPGSRVKRHATPALHRGEYSVCDSISTWVGDKTRATDIKGQEVSVLAEVNINNTIIKQYFFETTCKIKQGQQSGCRGIDSKHWNSRCNNTHTFVRALTVENKLVAWRFIRINTACVCVLSRKSWRHWPIH, from the coding sequence ATGAGGTCGTTGACGCTGGCCCTGGTGTTTTTGATCATTGTCCAAGCTGTGGAGCAGATAAAGGGTGATGCCAAGGCCGGAGAGGAACAGCACACCCTGGATAATTTGGACATTCCACCAATTGGGATGGCAACAATGGCACAGCAAAATGAAAGGACTGCTTTTGCCTCCCAGCTCCATCACAGCCAACACGAAAGCCATACTCAAAGAGAAAAGCAGCCACAGAGCTGGAGTCCTGACCCCCTCACAAACACAGTCACTACGGTGGACCCCAGACTCTTTACCAAGAGACGATACCGTTCGCCAAGGGTGCTCTTCAGTTCCCAACCTCCAGAAGATGATGAAGCCATAGACGATGTCCCTGGGATGCCAGGGTCAAGAGTAAAGCGTCATGCAACTCCAGCTTTGCACCGTGGAGAGTATTCAGTGTGTGATAGCATTAGCACCTGGGTGGGGGACAAAACCCGAGCTACAGACATCAAGGGGCAAgaggtgagtgtcctggcagagGTGAACATCAACAACACCATCATCAAACAGTACTTCTTTGAAACGACATGTAAAATCAAGCAGGGACAGCAGTCGGGATGCCGGGGAATCGACAGCAAGCATTGGAATTCCCGTTGCAACAACACTCACACCTTTGTTCGGGCTCTGACAGTGGAAAACAAACTGGTGGCCTGGCGATTTATCCGCATCAACACAGCTTGTGTTTGTGTGCTCAGCAGAAAGTCCTGGAGACACTGGCCAATCCATTGA